From Woronichinia naegeliana WA131, the proteins below share one genomic window:
- a CDS encoding amino acid ABC transporter ATP-binding protein, whose protein sequence is MIDINHVSKWYGNFQVLKDCTTQVKEGEVVVICGPSGSGKSTLIKCINALEPFQEGTILVDGTSVGKIKTNLPKLRSRVGMVFQHFELFPHLSVLDNLTIGPIKILKRPKQEAIAQAKQLLARVGLEDQALKHPGQLSGGQQQRVAIVRALAMNPIVMLFDEPTSALDPEMVSEVLDVMVELAQEGMTMMVVTHEMGFARQVAHRVIFMDQGQIVEDRKQSDFFNHPDSSRAQQFLSKILHS, encoded by the coding sequence ATGATCGATATTAATCATGTTTCTAAATGGTATGGAAATTTTCAAGTGCTGAAGGACTGCACGACCCAGGTGAAGGAAGGAGAAGTGGTCGTCATCTGTGGCCCTTCTGGTTCGGGAAAATCCACTCTCATCAAATGTATTAATGCCCTTGAACCTTTTCAAGAGGGTACTATTCTAGTAGATGGCACTTCCGTCGGTAAAATCAAAACTAATCTCCCCAAGTTGCGATCGCGGGTGGGTATGGTTTTCCAGCATTTTGAACTTTTTCCCCATCTTTCTGTTCTGGACAATTTGACCATTGGCCCGATTAAAATTCTAAAACGTCCAAAACAGGAGGCGATCGCCCAGGCGAAACAACTATTAGCAAGAGTTGGTCTAGAAGATCAAGCCCTGAAACATCCAGGACAATTATCCGGCGGTCAACAACAACGGGTGGCGATCGTGCGGGCCTTGGCCATGAATCCGATTGTCATGCTTTTTGATGAACCGACATCAGCCTTAGATCCGGAAATGGTCAGCGAAGTGCTAGATGTCATGGTAGAACTAGCCCAAGAAGGCATGACCATGATGGTTGTCACCCATGAAATGGGATTTGCAAGACAGGTTGCTCATCGCGTTATTTTCATGGATCAAGGTCAGATTGTGGAAGATAGAAAACAAAGTGATTTCTTTAATCATCCTGACTCTTCTAGGGCCCAGCAATTTCTCTCGAAGATTTTACATTCTTAA
- a CDS encoding 1-acyl-sn-glycerol-3-phosphate acyltransferase: MVSNSPRAQPPLEFIPPALNPWVLATCQRILPLWLHWQTPIEKVTGKNLDILVRTYEQFQAGQVRFLLAFRHPSVNDPYCMGYLFWQLLPQAAKAQKVGLDAPLHSHFMYDRGIPLWAGKNIAWLYSRLGGTSIQRGKLDLPGLRSARDLLANSPYPLAAAPEGATNGHNEVISPLEPGIAQLGFWCVEDLQKANRSEAVLLLPVGIQYSYLEPPWIEIETLLSQLEEDCGITSPTDHSLEEPKLYQRLYHLGEVMLDLMENFYRDFYHQDLPKVAQLQTLLIQNLETVQAEPNRLFALRLQNLLNVALGVAEQYFNIHAKGELSERCRRLEQAGWDYIYREDLKPNNPICTVQRGLADRLAEEAELRMWHMRIVETFVAVTGNYVQEKPTVERFADTLLLLWDVITRIKGESAFFRPSLGKQRAQITIGEPISVTQRAPDYKANRRQAVARLTQDLQDSLESLIIH, from the coding sequence ATGGTTTCTAATTCCCCTCGCGCCCAACCGCCCCTCGAATTTATTCCTCCAGCCCTGAATCCCTGGGTTTTAGCCACTTGTCAACGGATTTTACCCCTCTGGCTCCATTGGCAAACGCCTATTGAAAAAGTCACTGGCAAAAATTTGGACATTCTAGTGCGTACTTATGAGCAATTTCAAGCTGGCCAAGTGCGCTTTCTCCTTGCCTTTCGTCATCCCAGTGTCAACGATCCCTACTGCATGGGCTATTTGTTTTGGCAATTGCTACCCCAAGCAGCCAAAGCTCAAAAGGTGGGACTTGATGCTCCTCTCCATTCCCATTTTATGTATGACCGAGGGATTCCTCTCTGGGCGGGAAAAAATATTGCCTGGCTCTATTCCCGCTTAGGCGGAACGTCTATTCAACGGGGTAAATTAGACTTGCCTGGACTGCGATCGGCGCGGGATTTATTGGCAAATAGTCCCTATCCCTTAGCGGCGGCTCCTGAAGGGGCGACCAATGGCCATAATGAGGTGATTAGCCCCCTGGAACCAGGCATTGCTCAATTAGGTTTTTGGTGTGTGGAAGATTTACAAAAAGCGAATCGTTCGGAAGCAGTTTTGCTCTTGCCCGTTGGGATTCAATATTCTTATCTGGAGCCGCCCTGGATTGAAATTGAAACCTTACTCAGCCAATTGGAAGAAGATTGTGGGATAACATCACCGACTGATCATAGCTTAGAAGAACCTAAACTTTATCAACGGCTTTATCATTTGGGAGAAGTGATGTTAGATTTGATGGAAAACTTTTATCGAGATTTCTATCATCAAGATCTGCCAAAAGTTGCTCAATTACAAACACTACTCATCCAAAATTTAGAAACTGTCCAGGCTGAACCTAACCGCCTTTTTGCCCTACGATTACAAAATTTGCTGAATGTTGCTTTGGGAGTAGCGGAACAATATTTTAATATTCATGCTAAAGGGGAACTATCGGAACGCTGTCGTCGTTTAGAACAGGCTGGTTGGGACTATATTTACCGTGAGGATTTAAAGCCTAACAATCCCATCTGTACGGTACAACGAGGTTTAGCCGATCGCCTGGCAGAAGAGGCAGAGTTACGAATGTGGCACATGAGAATTGTGGAAACCTTTGTGGCGGTGACGGGCAATTACGTGCAGGAGAAACCGACCGTAGAACGTTTTGCGGATACCTTGCTGCTGCTTTGGGATGTGATCACTCGTATTAAGGGCGAAAGTGCTTTTTTCCGTCCGAGCCTGGGCAAACAACGCGCTCAAATTACCATTGGGGAACCAATTTCCGTCACTCAGCGTGCCCCGGACTATAAAGCTAATCGTCGGCAAGCAGTAGCTAGGTTAACCCAGGATTTACAGGATTCTCTAGAAAGTTTGATTATTCATTGA
- a CDS encoding FAD-binding oxidoreductase, translating into MEILSWESLKTAEKCAIQKAFREDCHSLDWVAPLNVEELSDFVCQVAAQKQSILPMGSGSKLGWGNLVNPVNYVLSTRKLNRLVDHAIADLTITAEAGMKLADLQALLKPHRQFLPIDPAYSEQATLGGIMATGDTGSWRQRYGGIRDLVLGFSFVRWDGKIAKAGSRVVKNVAGYDLMKLFTGSYGTLGIISQITFRLYPLPETSQTLWLSGQAASVATLAQQFLKSGLAPTAADILSSDLAQSLHLGSEIGLLVRFQNIPESVQEQVKQLQVMAAAIALNQRSFIEEEERQLWQNLSSTMTVPKSEAEIICKIGVMPEQAVHFLQQYSGLGQIHLATGLGRLSLPELDWLQLSPQRLFCEKYRGFLTVLASSASLKEKFEPWGYSGNSLNIMRQLKYKFDPHHCFSPGRFWSDHPLD; encoded by the coding sequence ATGGAAATTTTGTCTTGGGAATCATTAAAAACGGCTGAAAAGTGCGCTATTCAAAAAGCGTTTCGGGAAGATTGTCATTCTTTGGATTGGGTTGCACCTCTCAATGTCGAAGAACTATCGGATTTTGTCTGTCAAGTTGCGGCTCAAAAGCAATCTATTTTGCCGATGGGTTCAGGCAGTAAGCTCGGTTGGGGTAACTTGGTTAATCCGGTTAATTACGTTCTCAGTACACGAAAATTAAATCGTTTGGTTGATCATGCGATCGCCGATTTAACCATTACGGCCGAAGCGGGCATGAAATTGGCAGATCTTCAGGCCTTATTAAAACCCCATCGTCAATTTTTACCCATTGATCCCGCCTATTCTGAACAGGCCACCTTAGGGGGCATTATGGCCACTGGTGATACGGGCAGTTGGCGACAACGTTACGGAGGAATTCGGGATTTAGTATTAGGTTTTTCCTTTGTGCGGTGGGATGGAAAAATTGCGAAGGCTGGCAGTCGTGTTGTCAAAAATGTGGCCGGTTACGATCTGATGAAATTATTTACGGGTTCCTACGGTACTTTAGGCATTATTTCTCAGATTACGTTTCGCCTTTATCCCTTACCGGAAACCTCCCAAACCCTTTGGTTATCAGGTCAGGCAGCATCAGTGGCTACATTAGCTCAACAATTTTTAAAATCTGGATTAGCACCAACGGCAGCGGATATTTTATCTTCTGATTTAGCTCAATCACTGCATTTAGGTTCAGAAATCGGGCTATTAGTGCGTTTTCAAAATATTCCCGAAAGTGTTCAAGAACAGGTCAAGCAATTACAAGTCATGGCGGCGGCGATCGCTTTAAATCAACGCAGTTTCATTGAGGAAGAAGAAAGGCAATTATGGCAAAACTTATCCTCCACAATGACTGTCCCTAAATCTGAAGCCGAAATCATCTGTAAAATCGGTGTTATGCCGGAGCAAGCGGTTCATTTTCTTCAGCAATATTCAGGTCTAGGACAAATTCATTTAGCGACTGGATTGGGTCGCTTATCGCTGCCTGAATTGGATTGGCTGCAACTTTCTCCACAACGACTTTTCTGTGAAAAATATCGCGGTTTTCTGACGGTTTTAGCCTCATCAGCTAGTTTGAAGGAGAAATTTGAACCCTGGGGTTACAGTGGCAATAGTCTAAACATTATGCGCCAACTTAAATACAAATTTGATCCGCACCATTGTTTTAGTCCAGGACGCTTTTGGAGTGATCATCCTTTAGATTGA